Proteins encoded together in one Mycobacterium noviomagense window:
- a CDS encoding MCE family protein has product MLTRFVRIQLMIFTIVGTLGVVVMVLNYIHAATLLGVGRMTVTLELPAAGGLYQFSNVTYRGVQVGKVTAVTLTDRGAKATLSLGSSPKIPANLRAEVRSVSAVGEQYVDLRPQTNSPPYLHNGSVIAMREATIPQPVGPVLDRTDALVDSIPKGKLSALLDESFKAFNGAGYDFGSLFDSAARLSGDLNGVADRARTLNQDTVPFLDSQAQTTDAIRLWARSLAGFTDQLVTNDPQVRSLLETGPGALNEASRLLEQVKPTLPVLLANLSTVGEILVAYHASLEQLLVLLPPFVAAIQYFNQTKNPTGLPRGNFAVEVSDPPACTVGFLPPNQWRSPADLTITDTPDGLYCKLPQDSPIAVRGARNYPCMRHPGKRAPTVEICNSDKPFEPLAMRQHIFGAYPLDPNLLAQGIPPDDRVNFFRDRIFGPVEGTPMPPGLPLPPALPPPPASAANAQSPAPPPAPPGIPPLAPMDVPDAAPPPTGHGGGGPQAAPSSFDHNGSGAGPSLAVAHYDPATGRYVAPDGQTYRQTNLVKGAAPKTWQDMLRA; this is encoded by the coding sequence ATGTTAACCCGTTTCGTCCGAATCCAGCTGATGATTTTCACGATCGTGGGAACCCTCGGTGTGGTCGTGATGGTCTTGAACTACATCCATGCCGCGACCCTGCTGGGGGTCGGGCGGATGACGGTCACACTAGAGTTACCCGCCGCCGGTGGCCTCTACCAGTTCAGCAACGTGACCTACCGCGGGGTGCAGGTCGGCAAGGTCACCGCGGTGACGTTGACGGACCGCGGCGCGAAAGCGACGCTTTCCCTTGGCTCTTCGCCGAAGATCCCGGCCAACCTGCGAGCGGAAGTGCGCAGCGTCTCCGCGGTCGGCGAACAATACGTGGACCTGCGGCCACAAACCAACTCGCCGCCCTACCTGCACAACGGCTCAGTCATCGCCATGCGCGAAGCCACCATCCCGCAGCCGGTCGGGCCGGTGCTCGACCGGACCGACGCCTTGGTCGACAGCATCCCCAAGGGCAAGCTAAGCGCTTTGCTCGACGAGTCGTTCAAAGCATTCAACGGAGCGGGCTACGATTTCGGATCGCTGTTCGACTCGGCGGCGCGACTTTCCGGCGACCTCAACGGCGTCGCCGACCGCGCGCGGACCCTCAACCAGGACACCGTGCCGTTTCTGGACTCGCAAGCACAGACCACCGACGCGATCCGGCTGTGGGCGCGCAGCCTTGCCGGATTCACCGACCAGTTGGTGACCAACGACCCCCAAGTGCGCAGCCTGCTGGAAACCGGGCCCGGCGCCTTGAACGAGGCATCCCGGCTGCTTGAGCAAGTCAAACCGACATTGCCGGTATTGCTGGCGAACCTCAGCACCGTCGGCGAGATCCTCGTGGCCTACCATGCTTCGCTGGAGCAACTTTTGGTGTTGCTGCCGCCGTTCGTGGCTGCTATTCAATACTTTAATCAGACGAAAAACCCGACGGGGCTACCTCGCGGCAACTTCGCAGTGGAGGTCAGTGATCCGCCGGCATGCACGGTCGGTTTCCTACCGCCTAACCAGTGGCGTTCGCCGGCCGACCTCACGATAACCGATACGCCGGACGGGCTGTACTGCAAACTGCCGCAGGATTCACCGATCGCGGTTCGAGGAGCCCGCAACTACCCGTGCATGAGGCATCCCGGAAAGCGCGCGCCGACAGTCGAAATCTGCAATAGCGATAAGCCTTTTGAACCGCTGGCGATGCGGCAGCACATATTCGGGGCCTACCCCCTGGATCCGAACCTGCTCGCGCAGGGCATCCCGCCCGACGATCGGGTGAACTTCTTCCGCGACAGAATTTTCGGACCGGTGGAAGGAACGCCCATGCCGCCAGGATTACCACTACCTCCGGCATTACCACCTCCGCCGGCATCAGCGGCTAACGCGCAAAGCCCCGCACCACCGCCCGCGCCGCCGGGGATTCCCCCCTTAGCGCCGATGGATGTTCCCGATGCGGCCCCACCGCCCACCGGCCATGGTGGCGGTGGGCCACAGGCGGCTCCAAGCTCGTTCGACCACAATGGATCTGGCGCCGGGCCGTCTTTGGCCGTCGCCCACTACGACCCGGCGACCGGCCGGTATGTTGCCCCCGACGGACAGACGTATCGGCAGACCAACCTCGTGAAGGGGGCGGCTCCCAAGACCTGGCAGGATATGCTTCGTGCGTGA
- a CDS encoding MCE family protein encodes MLAGTGCAFNGLNSLPLPGAVGRGPGANIYHVEIANVGTMEPNSPVMINDVVVGSVNKMTVKAWHADVEISVKRDVVVPANSVANVGQTSLLGSMHLELNPPPGQQGSGRLKPGATIPLNRASTYPSTEQTLSSLSVVINSGGFTQIGDIIHNFNAALSGRAGAVRDLLVRLDRFVGTLDQQRDNLVASIQGLNRLADTLAGQRDVITAALRKIPAALDVLIRERPHIVTALDKLRVFSDTTTRLINDAGADLVKNLQNLEPAIRALADVGGPDLGTALVYAPTFPFPQQFIDRSFRGDYVNLFVALDLTNAALRGETLLGTHWERPGAELVPAPGDPYYLQYQYTPDPLHPGAPGPVPPPVGAPLTPTAAPPPSFAVPLPLPPPGVCGSFGPCPAVGAPPPRPIPPLPPGPGAPPPPPPPPGPPPAPPGAQPAPEAGPGPMPPYATPPTDGNG; translated from the coding sequence ATGCTGGCCGGAACCGGGTGCGCATTCAACGGGCTGAACTCGCTACCCCTACCGGGTGCGGTTGGACGCGGACCCGGAGCCAACATCTACCATGTCGAGATCGCCAATGTCGGTACCATGGAGCCGAATTCGCCGGTGATGATCAACGACGTCGTGGTCGGCAGTGTCAACAAGATGACGGTGAAAGCCTGGCACGCCGACGTTGAGATCTCGGTGAAGCGCGATGTCGTGGTACCCGCCAACTCGGTGGCCAACGTCGGCCAGACCAGTCTGCTGGGATCCATGCATCTGGAGCTGAATCCGCCGCCCGGCCAGCAGGGAAGCGGACGGCTAAAGCCCGGCGCCACCATTCCGCTGAATAGGGCGTCGACTTACCCGTCGACAGAACAAACCCTGTCGTCGCTGTCGGTCGTCATCAACTCCGGCGGATTCACCCAGATCGGCGACATCATCCACAATTTCAATGCGGCTTTGTCCGGGCGCGCAGGCGCTGTTCGCGACCTGCTTGTCCGCCTCGACCGGTTCGTGGGCACGCTCGACCAACAGCGCGACAACCTCGTCGCATCGATACAAGGATTGAACCGACTCGCCGACACCCTGGCCGGACAACGCGACGTCATCACGGCCGCGCTGCGCAAGATACCGGCCGCGCTCGATGTGCTGATCAGGGAACGGCCGCACATCGTGACCGCACTCGACAAACTCCGCGTGTTCAGCGACACCACTACCCGGCTTATCAACGACGCGGGGGCCGATCTAGTCAAAAACCTGCAAAACCTTGAGCCGGCAATTCGCGCTCTGGCTGACGTCGGGGGGCCGGACCTCGGCACAGCCCTGGTGTACGCGCCGACCTTCCCGTTCCCTCAACAATTCATCGACCGCTCCTTCCGCGGCGACTACGTGAACCTGTTTGTCGCCCTCGACTTGACGAACGCCGCGCTTAGGGGCGAAACCTTGCTGGGCACCCATTGGGAACGGCCGGGCGCTGAGCTGGTACCCGCACCCGGGGACCCGTATTACCTGCAGTACCAGTACACGCCCGATCCGCTTCATCCGGGGGCTCCCGGACCGGTACCGCCGCCCGTCGGCGCACCGCTGACGCCCACGGCGGCGCCGCCACCAAGCTTTGCCGTACCGCTGCCGCTACCACCGCCGGGGGTGTGCGGCTCGTTCGGACCTTGTCCCGCAGTCGGTGCGCCACCGCCCAGACCCATACCGCCGCTGCCGCCCGGACCGGGGGCCCCGCCACCACCGCCGCCGCCCCCGGGCCCACCGCCGGCGCCACCGGGCGCACAACCCGCGCCAGAGGCCGGGCCCGGGCCGATGCCGCCCTACGCGACCCCACCGACGGATGGGAATGGCTGA
- a CDS encoding MCE family protein, translating to MRRNRLAALLAIGLALLLVAGAAVAIRNTFFHPKTITAYFTSATGIYPGDDVRVAGIKVGSIAAIQPEGTQAKMTMHVDHGVPIPADVKAVIVAQNLVAARYVQFTPAYRSSGPTMGNGSVIPVERTAVPVEWDEVKDQLMRLATDLGPSGKVSSSSIGRFIDSAANALGGNGDKLRQTLAQLSGVGRTLADGSGNIVEIIKNLQTFVTALRNSGQQLVQFNNRLATLTSVLDDSRSDLDAALTNLAAALPEVQRFIAGTRDPLAEQIARLADLTQILVDSKMALENVLHVTPNALANAYADYDVETGVVRGTFALSNFTNAVWAVCSQMGAIENVTATETGKLCAQYAGPALRVVNPFTFISAPALLAGGFGFFPNFNYLHFPFNPILSKSASPENIVYTEARLAPGGEGPKPGPPELPPAVSAYTGLPGDPVGPPGAVPPARIPGAAMPQPPAPTRPGESPPPPPPPAPNLPGMLLPAEGPQS from the coding sequence ATGAGGCGCAACAGGCTTGCCGCCTTGCTGGCGATCGGCTTGGCACTGCTCCTCGTCGCCGGCGCAGCTGTGGCGATCCGCAATACGTTCTTTCATCCCAAGACGATCACCGCCTACTTCACTTCTGCCACCGGGATCTACCCGGGCGATGACGTGCGGGTCGCCGGCATCAAGGTCGGCAGCATCGCCGCCATCCAACCCGAGGGGACCCAGGCCAAGATGACCATGCACGTCGATCACGGCGTGCCGATCCCGGCGGATGTCAAAGCGGTGATCGTCGCCCAGAACCTGGTGGCCGCCCGCTATGTCCAATTCACCCCGGCCTACCGGTCGAGCGGGCCAACCATGGGTAACGGCTCAGTGATACCGGTGGAACGGACTGCGGTACCCGTCGAGTGGGATGAGGTAAAAGACCAATTGATGCGGCTGGCAACCGATCTGGGACCCAGCGGCAAGGTGTCGAGCAGCTCGATCGGCCGCTTCATCGACAGCGCAGCCAACGCGCTGGGCGGTAACGGCGACAAACTGCGGCAGACCCTGGCTCAACTGTCCGGGGTGGGCCGGACCTTGGCCGATGGCAGCGGCAACATTGTCGAAATCATCAAGAATCTGCAGACCTTCGTCACCGCGCTTCGCAACAGCGGCCAACAACTCGTGCAGTTCAACAACCGGCTCGCCACGTTGACCAGCGTGCTTGACGACAGCAGGTCCGATTTAGATGCGGCACTGACGAATCTGGCGGCGGCACTTCCCGAGGTGCAGCGGTTCATCGCGGGAACCCGTGACCCGCTCGCCGAGCAGATTGCGCGGCTGGCCGACCTGACCCAGATCCTCGTCGACAGCAAGATGGCGTTGGAAAACGTCTTGCATGTTACGCCAAACGCGCTCGCAAACGCCTACGCCGACTACGACGTCGAAACCGGCGTGGTCCGTGGAACATTCGCCTTGAGCAACTTCACCAACGCCGTGTGGGCCGTCTGCTCGCAAATGGGGGCCATCGAGAACGTCACCGCGACAGAGACGGGCAAGCTGTGCGCCCAGTATGCCGGTCCGGCGCTGCGGGTGGTCAACCCCTTCACTTTCATAAGCGCGCCGGCTCTTTTGGCTGGGGGTTTCGGTTTCTTCCCCAACTTCAATTACCTCCACTTTCCGTTCAACCCAATCCTGTCGAAGTCGGCAAGTCCGGAGAACATCGTCTACACCGAGGCGCGGCTGGCGCCCGGTGGCGAAGGGCCAAAGCCGGGACCGCCTGAGCTACCCCCCGCGGTGTCCGCCTATACCGGGCTGCCGGGTGATCCGGTGGGACCGCCCGGGGCGGTGCCACCGGCGCGGATACCGGGAGCGGCGATGCCGCAGCCACCAGCGCCGACGAGGCCGGGCGAATCGCCACCCCCTCCTCCGCCGCCGGCGCCGAACCTGCCGGGCATGCTGCTCCCGGCGGAAGGGCCGCAATCGTGA
- a CDS encoding MCE family protein, which yields MNKYRGAGLIRAGIIGVVLVVLVIAVGLSPDQLMQRATAVRYQALFSEAGGLAVGNDVTVSGMKVGSVSKMSLHNGDALVTFTVKGTVSLGSDTTAHIKTGSLLGQRLLALESGGTGKLHPMNLIPVSRTSSPYSLSEALSDLTANIAGTNTETLNRSLDTLSATLNQIAPQLGPAFDGVSRLSRALNSRNKTLGELLKGAADVTGILSQRSEQVNTLILDANDLLQVLVARRQAIVQLLANTSAVAKQLSGLVHDNEAKLAPTLKKLNSVTAMLEKNRDNISKALPGLAKYQLTQAETVATGFYYTAFVPNAFLPELFFQPFFDFYFGFRRGVDQGRPPDNAGPRALFPWPYNGIPPCPDCHVGLPPGRIGSQ from the coding sequence ATGAATAAGTACCGCGGAGCCGGACTGATTCGGGCTGGCATCATCGGCGTTGTGCTGGTGGTGCTGGTGATCGCCGTAGGACTGTCCCCTGACCAGCTGATGCAGCGGGCCACGGCGGTCAGATACCAGGCGCTGTTTTCTGAAGCGGGCGGGCTGGCCGTGGGCAATGACGTGACGGTCTCGGGAATGAAGGTTGGCAGTGTGTCGAAGATGTCGCTGCACAACGGCGATGCATTGGTGACTTTCACTGTCAAGGGGACGGTTTCGCTCGGCTCAGACACCACCGCGCACATCAAGACGGGTTCGCTGCTGGGCCAGCGGCTTCTCGCCCTGGAATCAGGGGGCACCGGCAAGCTGCATCCGATGAACCTCATACCGGTTTCGCGCACATCCTCGCCCTACTCGTTGAGCGAGGCACTCAGCGACCTCACCGCCAACATCGCCGGAACCAATACCGAAACGCTCAATCGGTCGCTTGACACGCTATCGGCCACGCTCAACCAGATCGCTCCGCAATTGGGACCAGCCTTCGACGGGGTGAGTCGGTTATCGCGAGCCCTCAACAGCCGCAACAAAACCTTGGGCGAGCTACTCAAAGGAGCCGCCGATGTAACCGGAATCCTGTCGCAACGCAGCGAACAGGTCAACACGCTGATCCTCGACGCCAACGATCTGCTCCAGGTACTCGTGGCGCGGCGGCAGGCGATCGTGCAGCTGCTGGCCAACACCTCCGCGGTCGCCAAACAGCTTTCCGGACTGGTGCATGACAACGAAGCAAAGCTGGCCCCGACACTGAAAAAGCTGAATTCGGTGACCGCGATGCTGGAGAAGAACCGGGACAACATCAGCAAAGCACTGCCCGGTCTAGCCAAGTACCAGCTCACACAGGCCGAGACGGTCGCCACCGGGTTCTACTACACCGCGTTCGTCCCCAATGCGTTCCTCCCCGAACTATTTTTCCAGCCCTTCTTCGACTTCTACTTCGGGTTCAGAAGAGGTGTGGACCAAGGCCGGCCACCGGACAACGCCGGGCCGCGGGCATTGTTCCCCTGGCCGTACAACGGTATTCCACCCTGTCCCGACTGTCATGTGGGCCTGCCGCCGGGAAGGATCGGATCACAATGA
- a CDS encoding MCE family protein, which translates to MSGSRGTIMKFAAFATVMLVLTVFLFFIFSQYRTGSTNGYSAVFNDVSRLKTGQTVRVAGIRVGTVKSVSLRPDNKVLVKFDADRSVVLTSGTRAAVRYLNLVGDRYLELVDGPGSTKVLPAGSQIPADRTAPALDLDLLLGGLKPVIAGLNPQDVNALSAALVQIFQGEGGTLDSLLSKTSSFSNTLADNDQTVQQLIDHLNTVVRTLDKDGNKFSGALDRLQRLISGLSQDRDTIGAAIDSLDKGTASIASLLTNARPPLAGTVEQLNRLAPLLDENKGRIDVSLQKLPKNYRKLMRLGAYGSWLPYYLCEISLRVSDLQYRTVVVPIFKQEGGRCAEPSEEEVRANQ; encoded by the coding sequence ATGAGCGGCTCGCGCGGGACCATCATGAAGTTCGCGGCTTTCGCGACCGTGATGCTGGTGCTGACCGTGTTCTTGTTCTTCATTTTCAGCCAGTACCGAACCGGTTCAACCAACGGATATTCCGCGGTCTTCAACGACGTGTCGCGTCTCAAGACCGGACAAACTGTGCGGGTCGCCGGCATCCGTGTGGGCACCGTGAAAAGCGTCTCGCTGCGCCCCGACAACAAGGTATTGGTGAAGTTCGACGCCGACCGCAGTGTCGTGCTCACCAGCGGAACCCGTGCCGCCGTTCGCTACCTCAACCTGGTGGGTGACCGCTACCTCGAGCTCGTCGACGGTCCCGGGTCCACTAAGGTGCTGCCGGCAGGTTCGCAGATCCCGGCCGACCGGACCGCACCGGCGCTCGACCTCGATCTGCTGCTCGGCGGTCTGAAACCCGTCATCGCGGGCCTGAACCCGCAAGACGTCAACGCGCTCAGCGCCGCGCTGGTGCAGATTTTCCAGGGCGAAGGCGGCACATTGGATTCTCTGCTGTCGAAAACCTCATCGTTCTCCAATACCTTGGCCGACAACGACCAAACGGTGCAGCAACTGATCGACCACCTCAACACCGTAGTGCGCACGCTGGACAAAGACGGTAACAAGTTCTCCGGCGCACTGGATCGTCTGCAACGGCTGATCAGCGGTTTGTCGCAAGACCGCGATACGATCGGCGCCGCGATCGATTCCCTGGACAAGGGAACCGCCTCAATAGCAAGCCTGCTCACCAACGCGCGGCCGCCACTGGCCGGCACGGTAGAGCAGCTGAACCGATTAGCCCCGCTGCTCGATGAGAACAAAGGCCGAATCGATGTTTCGCTGCAGAAACTGCCGAAGAACTACCGCAAACTGATGCGGCTCGGCGCATACGGCAGCTGGCTGCCGTATTACCTCTGCGAGATAAGCCTGCGCGTCTCGGATCTGCAGTACCGAACCGTGGTTGTGCCCATTTTCAAGCAGGAAGGCGGAAGGTGCGCGGAGCCCAGTGAAGAGGAGGTGCGCGCAAACCAATGA
- a CDS encoding MCE family protein, which yields MSHNAIRALAGLATIVVILGIVAVAVGLFQGSFAQTVPVTVVSPRAGLVMNADAKVKMRGVQVGKVASIETRSNGQAVLHLAMDPPQLRFIPANVLVDITSTTVFGAKFIELVPPATPSPQRLHAGQVLDNKHVTVEINTVFERLTAVLSKIDPAKLNETLGAIASAVNGRGHRIGQALSDLDSFLATLDPSLPAFSHNLAVFPAVANAYADAGPDLVKIADNATRISQTIVDEQRNLDEFLISSIGLATIGNDVVGGNRQALTDVLHMLVPTTNLLNEYHQALWCGLAGAAQNLKAPPLDVPGVKIIAGLEFGAERYRYPANLPKVAATGGPQCHELPVVRPDVAPPYVVADVGANPWQYGNQQLLLNSDALKQLLYGPIDGPPRNSMQIGQPG from the coding sequence ATGTCTCACAACGCGATACGCGCACTGGCCGGTTTGGCTACCATCGTCGTAATTCTTGGGATCGTCGCTGTGGCGGTCGGTTTGTTCCAGGGCAGTTTCGCCCAAACCGTTCCGGTCACCGTGGTGTCGCCGCGCGCCGGGCTGGTGATGAACGCGGACGCCAAGGTGAAGATGCGCGGCGTCCAGGTGGGCAAGGTCGCCTCAATCGAGACGCGGTCGAATGGCCAAGCGGTGCTTCACCTTGCCATGGATCCGCCGCAGCTACGCTTCATTCCCGCCAATGTGCTTGTCGACATCACGTCTACAACGGTGTTCGGCGCCAAGTTCATTGAGCTGGTACCGCCCGCCACGCCCTCACCACAGCGATTGCACGCCGGCCAAGTCCTCGACAACAAACACGTCACCGTGGAAATCAACACGGTATTCGAACGACTGACGGCAGTGCTGTCGAAGATCGATCCCGCCAAACTCAACGAGACCCTCGGTGCAATCGCTTCGGCGGTCAACGGCCGCGGCCACAGGATCGGCCAAGCACTCAGCGACTTGGATTCGTTTCTGGCCACCCTGGATCCGAGTCTTCCGGCGTTCAGCCACAACCTCGCCGTCTTTCCTGCGGTGGCGAACGCCTACGCCGACGCCGGGCCCGACCTCGTCAAAATCGCCGATAATGCGACCCGAATCAGTCAGACGATCGTCGACGAGCAGCGAAACCTGGATGAGTTTCTTATCAGCAGCATCGGTTTGGCGACGATCGGCAACGATGTAGTGGGCGGCAACCGGCAAGCGCTGACAGATGTCCTGCACATGTTGGTGCCGACCACAAATCTGCTCAACGAGTACCACCAAGCGCTGTGGTGCGGACTTGCCGGGGCAGCCCAGAATCTGAAAGCTCCGCCGCTGGATGTCCCGGGAGTTAAGATAATCGCCGGGCTGGAGTTTGGGGCCGAACGTTATCGGTACCCTGCCAACTTGCCCAAGGTTGCCGCGACGGGCGGTCCCCAATGCCACGAACTTCCCGTTGTGCGCCCGGACGTGGCGCCGCCGTACGTGGTCGCCGATGTCGGTGCCAACCCCTGGCAGTACGGGAACCAGCAACTTCTGCTCAACTCGGATGCCCTCAAGCAGCTGCTGTACGGGCCGATCGACGGGCCACCGCGCAACTCCATGCAGATCGGCCAGCCCGGATGA
- a CDS encoding MlaE family ABC transporter permease, giving the protein MTVKALRATYPRTFGVLDQLRKPVNTLGGIGDHVIFYGRALAGVPFATVHYRREVFRLIAEISMGTGTLAMIGGTVVIVGFLTLAAGGTLAVQGYSSLGNIGIEALTGFLAAFINVRISAPVVAGIGLAATFGAGVTAQLGAMRINEEIDALESMAIRPISYLVSTRIMAGMIAITPLYSIAIILSFVASQFTTVVLFGQSGGLYNHYFDTFLYPYDLLWSFLQAILMALAVLLIHTYYGYFAGGGPEGVGVATGNAVRTSLIIVVSVTLLVSLSIYGTNGHFNLSG; this is encoded by the coding sequence ATGACCGTCAAGGCGCTGAGAGCCACCTACCCTCGGACGTTTGGGGTCCTCGACCAATTGCGCAAGCCCGTCAATACTCTCGGCGGGATAGGTGACCACGTTATATTCTACGGCAGAGCGCTTGCCGGCGTACCCTTTGCGACGGTTCACTACCGGCGCGAAGTCTTTCGTCTAATCGCCGAAATCAGCATGGGCACAGGTACTTTGGCGATGATCGGCGGCACCGTTGTGATCGTCGGCTTCTTGACGCTGGCCGCTGGCGGTACGCTTGCAGTACAAGGCTATAGCTCACTGGGCAATATCGGCATCGAAGCGCTGACCGGATTCTTGGCGGCATTCATCAACGTCCGCATCTCGGCACCGGTGGTCGCAGGAATCGGCTTGGCCGCTACCTTCGGTGCCGGCGTAACCGCGCAACTGGGCGCCATGCGGATCAACGAAGAAATCGATGCCCTGGAATCCATGGCCATTCGGCCGATCTCCTACTTAGTCAGCACCAGGATCATGGCGGGCATGATCGCCATCACGCCGCTCTACAGCATCGCCATCATCCTCTCGTTCGTTGCCAGCCAGTTCACCACCGTTGTCCTGTTCGGCCAATCAGGCGGCCTCTACAATCATTACTTCGATACATTCCTTTACCCGTATGACTTGCTGTGGTCGTTCCTGCAGGCCATCCTGATGGCGCTGGCCGTTCTGTTGATCCACACCTACTACGGCTATTTCGCCGGTGGCGGCCCCGAGGGTGTCGGGGTCGCCACCGGCAACGCGGTCCGTACTTCGCTCATCATCGTGGTATCGGTGACGCTTTTAGTTTCGCTGTCGATCTACGGCACCAACGGACATTTCAACCTGTCAGGGTAA